A genome region from Natronosalvus rutilus includes the following:
- a CDS encoding aldo/keto reductase: MSQLTIDSTVSAGGASIPALGFGTARITGEDCTQAVEWALEAGYRHLDTATMYDNESAVGDGLERADVPRDEVFVVTKIDPEDAAFDDALESAQGSCDRLGIETIDLLLLHAPSDEVPLEITLDAINHLQDEGVVDHIGVSNFSVPELEEAVDRSETPIVTNQVKYNPFNRQDALLEYCLEAGISLTAYSPLARGDVADDERLESIGERHGKSAAQVALRWLLQQPSVVAIPKASSRDHVEANADCFDFELSGEEMREVFEISGESPAFALEGDDES; this comes from the coding sequence ATGTCGCAACTGACCATCGACTCGACCGTATCGGCCGGCGGAGCGTCGATCCCCGCCCTCGGTTTCGGCACCGCCCGAATCACCGGTGAGGACTGCACACAAGCCGTCGAGTGGGCCCTCGAGGCCGGCTACCGCCACCTCGACACGGCGACGATGTACGACAACGAATCGGCCGTCGGCGACGGCCTCGAGCGCGCGGACGTCCCCCGCGACGAGGTGTTCGTCGTCACGAAGATCGATCCCGAGGACGCGGCCTTCGACGACGCGCTCGAGTCGGCGCAAGGGAGTTGCGACCGACTGGGGATCGAGACGATCGACCTCCTACTGTTGCACGCGCCGAGCGACGAGGTGCCCCTCGAGATCACCCTTGACGCGATAAACCACCTCCAGGACGAGGGAGTCGTCGACCACATCGGTGTCAGCAACTTCTCGGTCCCGGAACTCGAGGAGGCCGTCGACCGATCGGAGACGCCCATCGTCACGAACCAGGTGAAGTACAACCCGTTCAACCGCCAGGACGCGCTGCTCGAGTACTGCCTCGAAGCAGGAATCTCGCTCACGGCCTACTCGCCGCTGGCACGGGGAGACGTCGCCGACGACGAGCGCCTCGAGTCCATCGGCGAACGACACGGCAAGTCGGCGGCCCAGGTCGCGTTGCGGTGGCTGCTCCAGCAGCCGTCGGTGGTCGCGATTCCGAAGGCGTCGAGTCGGGATCACGTGGAAGCGAACGCCGACTGCTTCGACTTCGAGCTCTCGGGCGAGGAGATGCGCGAGGTATTCGAGATTTCGGGAGAGTCGCCGGCGTTCGCGCTGGAGGGCGACGACGAGTCGTGA